The genomic DNA CCGCCGCCTCAATCTGTCAATTGGTTATCCGGTGGATAATACGTGCATTACCTGCACGTGTCGCAAGTTGGTACGCCTGATGAAGGACGGGCTGTTTCGTTGTTGGGATGTCGAGGGGCTTGCTGGCGGTGGCAGGAGTTGAAACCGTAGGGCGACGTTGCGGCTCAGCACGATGCGCGAGCCTGTGAGGCGCCTTGAGCGTAGCTCAGCCGTAACCGTAAGCGACATTCGATTCGACAGGGGATAATCAGTGAAGTGCGTGACCCAAGCGGTGCCATGCTTGAGATGGCTCCCTGTCCGGCGCCCGCTATGGCCGGAGCGGCGGTAGGGGAATGCGGCGATGCACGAGGCTGGCCCTGTGCCGGATGCCGACACCATTGAGGTGCTGGAAGAGCCCGTTCCCAAGACGATGCCTTAGCCTGCCATTTCCTCGTCGTGCGAGGGCAAGCCCACTGTCAAATGGAAGAAGCCCCGCGGTCTCGTCCCCAAGGACAGCAAAGTGATGGTCCCGGGGCCGGAGCCGACCCAGCATCGGGGACCGACCTTCGCAAGCATGATCGCGCCTGGCAATCGGATCCTCCTCCAGCAGATGAGCGGCGACGATCCCGTCGACAGTGAACTCACCGTGCGGATTCATTTCAGAACTCTGCAGCAGATGGGATAGCCTCTCGGGTATGGCCGGAGACGTGAACGGCATCACGGGTCGGCCTGGTCATGCCGGCCTGCGTGGCCGGGAGAACTATCGATCCGCAGCTACCTGCATCCCGTACCCGCGTGCCCAGGCGATCTCGACGATTTGCTCGCTGGAATGCGCCGGTGAGATCTGCTCATTGAAAAGATCAGGATAAGAATTTCTCATGCTGTTCTGAAGGTCCGTCCAGTGATCGATGGAGACGCCGGTGAGGGCAGCCAACGACGCAAGATATTCCCCCTGGCCGCGGGCGATGTCTGCGCGGAGATTTTCGTGGGTATGCATCGCGAAGACGGTGGCCTTTTGTTTGGCCCTGAGCAGACGGCCGTCGGCGAGCGCGCCCGGCGTCGTGCTTGATGTAAATTCGGTCGTCGGATCGAGGAACTCTTTGGTGGCTCCGGATGTGCCGTTGGTGAGTTGGGTCGTGGCGTCGAACGGCGCCTTCGTCAACTCGACGGTGGCATTCGTCATACAGCCGCCGAGGGTGAGGAGCAAACCGGGAATCAGTGCCAAGCGTGTGGTGATCATATGAAGCCTCCTGGGTTCGCCCGATGTGTACAGAAATGAAGTACCACATTGAGTGCCAGGGCCGACCCTAGGAGGAGCCCTAGTTATGTGACAACTTCCGAGTCGTGGCGAGTCGGGCAGCGTTCGGGGCAGCGCAGGGTACGTTTCCGTCCTGCTTGACAGGACCGCAAGCTCGGCGGAAAATCCGCAGCCTCTGTTCCTGCTTCTCACAGGCGTTGGAAGGGATAGGAATGGGCGCACTGTCAGAGCCGATTCGGATCAGACCAGAATGGAAGCTTCCGTAGTCCTTCAATCATGGGGCGACGTCCTGGTGTGTTGTGCGGACAGGAATTGACACGATCGCATGAAACCTAGTTGAGCGGATTCAAGGGCGGGACCTAGGGACACATAGCGCATGATTGAATCCATCACCATTTCCAGCCTGGCAACCTACGACACGACGCCCGAGCAACTCAATGGTCTTTCTAAGTTCAACTTTCTATTCGGTTCGAATGGCACCGGAAAAACCACTATCGGTCGGGTCATCGCAGATGAAGCGAAGTTTCCTACGTGCAAGGTGACATGGAAAGCAGGAACTAAACTCCAACCGTTCGTCTACAACCATGACTTTGTGGAACGGAATTTCAACCAGTCACCAGAGCTGAAAGGGGTCTTTACGCTGGGCGAGAAGCAACTCGATACCCTAGCAAAGATCGCCGCAGCAAAGGGCGAACTCGACAAGCTTACGGCCAGGATAGAAAACCTCACTCAGGGACTACAGGGCGCGGATGGGAACGGTGGAAAGAAGGGGGCGCTGGCAATGCTTGAGGATGAATTGAGAACCAAGTGTTGGGCGCAAAAGCAGAAGCACGACAAGAAACTGTATGGCGGATTCGAGGGGTATCGGAACAATTCGGAAAAGTTCAAAAGCAAAGTGCTTCAGGATCAAGCGTCGAATACAGCGGCACTCTTCACCTTGGCAGAGTTGGAGAAGAAATCGGAAAGCGTCTTCGGACCAACACCCACGAGGGAGGCATCAATTCCCGCTATCGATACGACCAAACTCCTCATGCATGAAACTGACCCAATTCTGAAGAAGCGGGTCATCGGCAAGGACGACGTCGATATCGCTGCAATGATTAAGAAGCTCGGGAACAGCGACTGGGTTCGAGAAGGCCGGGAATTCTACGACGTAAATGATGGAGTGTGTCCGTTCTGCCAGAAAAAGACGTCCGATGCATTTGCGCGAAGTTTGAATGAGTATTTTGACGAGACCTTTGTGACGGACAGCAAGGCGATCGACGACCTCACCACGAACTACGCCACCGAAGCAGCCCGGATTCAGCAACAACTTGCCGGAATCATTGCGTCACCGTCCAAGTTACTCGATGTCGAGAAGCTGAAGGCAGAGAAGGATCTACTTGACGCGAAAGTCACACTGAACAACCAGCGCCTTGACGGAAAGAAAAAGGAGCCGAGCCAGGTAG from Nitrospira sp. ND1 includes the following:
- a CDS encoding DUF3015 family protein → MITTRLALIPGLLLTLGGCMTNATVELTKAPFDATTQLTNGTSGATKEFLDPTTEFTSSTTPGALADGRLLRAKQKATVFAMHTHENLRADIARGQGEYLASLAALTGVSIDHWTDLQNSMRNSYPDLFNEQISPAHSSEQIVEIAWARGYGMQVAADR